The genomic interval AAAGAGTTATGTTCTACTCTCAGAATTGTTATGTGAAACTATTATTTTGCTCTTTATTGTAGTCTGTCCAGATACTGGAGGACAGATCGGCAGCAACAGCCATTAAAGAGGAGAGAAATGATAATGATctgtggagacagggagagggTAAGAGAATAGGAATTGCTTTATATACTCAGTGGAGGTTTTGCGATATTGTCTGGAAATATGTCAGTTCAGATCCCAAAGCCGCCAACTGTTCAgctgtataatgtgtgtgtgtgtttctttcagcTGCAGGGCAGTTTCATTTTGGGTGTCATGGCAACAAGCAACACACCTCCGCTCAGGAGATAAGTGAAGAACTAAATCAATTTAGTGATGACATGGAGGGACAGAGGATGCACATCACGCACATCAGTTCTCCGGTTACGGGCAACGAGGAGCGTCCGAGAAGTCTCAGActtcatgtaaaaactgaaaaggaggaagaggaagagaaggcaGTAGCAGAAGCCATATTGGTAGAAGGGTCTGagcagaggagagaagaaaCGAATCACCCAGAGTTTGCTTATAACAACGACAACAGTAACGAGGCAGAAAGAACAGACATTTCCTTCACGTCCACTCAGCTTTCATGCGACCTTTCTGTCTTCTCTCAGCCTGCTGTGGATGCAGCCATAGAACAATCCGGAAACAATGCCAAAACTCTACCGAATGACCAGTTAGAGATGTACAGTGTCGGACAGGTTAGTGTCCATGAGCAACCACAGCCAGCATGGTGCAGAGACAGAGCACATGAGGCAGATCATATTGTACAAAGACCGAGGCATGATGGCTCAAGCACTCACCAGCAGCACAGGACATTATCCAGACCCAGTGAGGCTGGAGTCGGAGCCGGCATTGACTCCCAGACCGGCTCTAACATACCTCATCCGCCGTTTTTGGGAAGAGGTCGTGGCGGAGTCAGACGTTTTCGAACTCAGTGGGTAACCAACGTGGACGGAGAGCGGCGCTTCCGATGCTCGTTCTGTGAGCGGACGTTTGTGCGTTTCGGCCAGCTGAAGGAGCACATGCGTAGCCACACCGGCGAGAGGCCGTACACATGCAGCCAGTGCGGTCGCAGCTTCACCAAACAGGGCAATCTGATCCGGCATGCCGTGGTACACAGCGGAGAAAAACCGTATCAGTGCAACCTGTGTGGGAAATGCTTCACTCAGCGCTCCAGCTTAAAGTCCcatcaaaaaacacacacaccagacagagacactgttcTGCAAGGATTAGCTGTGCGTCAGCTGGTCAGAGAACAACACGACAGCCTGGCTGTCACACAAACCAGGGGTTTTGTATAGCAACAGCCCAGCATTGATGACATTATTACTTGGATGGTCATGTGTTGATAAGCAGTTCCACAGATCCTGTCATGTGCCTGTTATAGACATTAGAGCAGCACTTACATTCCCTAGGAACATTTGTTTCTATTTAGAAGACAACATAATGACAGAATTTTGGTCAGATTTGAAGGAACATTATGCTATTCTCAAAGAAGGACATACTGTTCTTGGAGTTCTGCTGAAGGTTTGAAAAGCATGACTGCTAAAATCTAACAACACcacactagctagctaatgtaaTGTGGCCTAACAGGTCATATAGGTCAGAGCATGAAGGTTGTGCCACAATGTGGCAGTGTGGGCATTaagctttctctttttttctttcacaacaTTCCCAAGGATTTAATTATTTGCAACAGACTCTTGCTATGAGTAGTTAATGTCACTTGGAAAGCATATTAAGCGTTTGAGTTCTGTTATTACTGCATTCCTCGTGATTTCAAGTCTCTATCTTAATCTTAATTTTAGTGATAATACCTATTTTCAGACACTGCATGGCCTCGTGGTGCAACAAAGAAGATGTCCGTGTCATATTGTGCAACATGTTTGTCGTTACATCGCTACGGACAGTGATGCAAAACTGCCGCATCTCAGGATatgtgcacactcacacactatcgGACATTACAGTGGCTGTAGATCAGTTTTGCTTGTAGTGTTTTGATACAACACAATGTCATGAGAGCATACGAATGGGTCTCTACCACTGTATCACCAACAGTAGTCCTTGTTCCATCAAACACAATGTTTCTTGATGTTTATTGCAGCCCAATTGTGTCATTCAGATGTTATAGTTTGTGTTGTAGTTTGAGTTTACGGAAGTCTTGACGAAGTTCTGCGTAGAGGTTATTTTTTAACCTAATATACGTTTAATGCAGTACTTTTTGCACGTGAAGGACTTTACTCACTTAACTGGTAGAAGATTCTCCACAAGGGGGcacaaataaatcataaagTGTCTGAGACGCAGAATACGCCAACATCACACGCTACAAGACGTTTTTCACCCCCAATCAGTAATAACACGACCTTTACAACACCTCAGGCTTAAAATCACTTCCCAGTCGAAATCACTCATTTTACCCTAATCTAAGCGATTCATCATTGATCATTAAACAAGACAACGTTGATAAAAAATGTATCGATGCGTTTCGTTTTCATTAACACTAAAAAttccctttttttaaatttataaaacaccagtttgtttttcttttcattaatgaCACTTTGATAGCAAATTCATAAACCATGCTTGAAAAGGTTAGTAAAAATGTTATGAATCTAAATGTGTGAGGATTTAATAGAAGGGACATACGTGGGACATTTAAGCCATTTTCATGAGGACATTTTGTTCgtttaatataaaaacagtGGACATGAGAATATGAAGTTTGAATAatttgagattttattttatattaaatgatgtatcttttgttattttaaaattaaacatgtGTAGTTTGACCAAACCTTATTTGTATGTGAGTTTTGTTACATCAGGGTtttgtgttagtgtcagtgtgttaaAAGCAAATAATACATTATGATGTATTTTGTGCTACTAGAGTTAAGTAGGTAACAACGTCTCAGTGCTAAGACACGTATAATGAtgcttcatttatatatataaatgtgatgttATAATCtcaagtaataataatgattaaaactctttttttagGGGCTTGATATAAACATCTTTCATATAAACAGCTTCTTTGTTCATAAAATTCTTCATGCTGTTTCTCACAGCAGCCATAAATCCCAAGGCATGAACAGGTTTTTGAACCAAGAAAGTGTTGTAATGCATGTTTGCAGCGAGCCACCTTTTGCTCATGCGTTAGAACAACGCAACTTCAGCTAATCTATTTAAACCtcagagttttgtttttctttttatgttttcttttattcctgttattgtgttatttgaAACTGTGATGCACTCAAAGTTATGAAATTGTACAATACGTGACCGAGTTTTCCTAGACCTGTCTCGCTGGTCTCTGTACAAGCAACTACGCATAACAAGATCTCTGATAAGATGTGACTAATGTCCGCATGATATGAACTgaaaaaaattgattttttaTTGGAATTATTTGTTGTCATTGCGTTAAATCATTCATAATGAAGGTGCCAGGCTAGTTTAACGGTAAATACATGCCATACACATGTCGGTATCTGACTGTAAATTACCAAAAACCTGACTGTATCTTTGTGATATAATGTTATCTTTGGCCATGTTCACTTGTTCCTCAGTACATATTTTTTTGCTCACAATTCAACTCGTATACATTTGTTATGGTGAACAGATCAACTCTCTTGTGGTGGCGATACATTATTGCAGATTTTAAAATAGCCTAGGCATTTCTGATCCATGTGAATATGTAATCTGGGTAAGAGGACCATTGGTTCTTGTGGCCACTTGCATGATGGCCAGcaacaaaaacagcatttttgctgTAGTGATAAAATGTGCAAACAAGTAGCACAACATTCTTCACTCGGGAGATTGACAGATAGTCTGTCCCCAAAGCTAGTAGTAAAGATTTTGCTGTTTGTGGAGACATTACAACAGTTCAGGGAGATGTGTATAGATGTTTGAGATGTTTAGATTCTGGAAAGCAGCCAGTTGgtgatgtgtgtatatgacagCTGCTGGTTGAACATTTGAGAGAGTAAGTAGGTTTGGTTAACTTCTAAGTACAAGTATGTAGAGCTTCACTTAAGTTGTGACTAATCACAGATCACGATGGATCCCAACGACTAGTCACCGATCACGATGGATCCCAACGACTAATCACCGATCACGATGGATCCCAACGActaataaagacacttatgtacgaatgctgttcatagactttagttcagcattcaatacaatcatccctcagcacctgattgggaagctgagcctgctgggactaaacacctccctctgcaactggattctggacttcctgactgggagacctcagtcagtccggatcgggaacagcatctccagcaccaccacactgaacactggagctcctcaaggctgcgtgctcagtccactgctgttcactctgctgactcacgactgtgcagcaacgcacagatcgaatcatattatcaagttcgccggtgacacgaccgtggtgggtctcatcaacaagaacgacgagtcagcatacagggaggaggtgcaacaactaactgcctgttGTAGAGCCAACAgcctgtctctgaatgtggataaaactaaagagatgcttgtggacttcaggagagcacagagtgactactctccgctgaacatcgacggatcatctgtagagatcgtcaagagcaccaaatttcttggtgttcatctagcggagaacctcacctgctcaacaccagcgccatcaccaggaaagcccagcagcgtctctacttcctacaaaggctgagaaaggcacatctccctccccccatcctgaccatgttctacagagggaccactgagagcatcctgagcagctgcatcactgtctggttcgggaactgcaccatctcagatcgcaagaccctgcagcggattctgaggacagcggagaagatcattggggtctctcttccctctatcatagacacttacaccacatgctgcatccgcaaagccaacagcattgtggatgaccccacacacccctcacacacactcttcaccctcctgccatctggaaaaaggtaccaaagcattcgggccctcacgaccagactgtgtaacagtttcttcccacaagccatcagacttctcaataacaactgtactgtactgagcacaacatacacacacatcatctgtatggactgcatagaccctcacaaaacacacacactgacacattacactgtttacatgctgcttacaatccagcaaactgtttacatgttgttttgcacaccttttctgctgtttttgcacaaactgtcccaacatttcagccgtttttgcacatattgtacaatatctcagccattttgcacacactatacaatatttcagcatttgctgttttttgcacagttctatatattatcccaagaacctgctgctaagaaactgtgttcattctaatgttattgcacaaaatattgtttgaacattcagtattcacatacagtatatacactggtcagtcggtgctgtttctgttactgtttactgtttattgtcttttgtgtattgcattttttgtaccttttgtattgtcttgtaactttgtgtctgcactgtcttttgtcctgcactgtcttttgtcctgcactgtcttgtctgtcttgtttgtcttgtcctgcactgtttgcaccaggttgcacagttgcactttatgtggctaagactacttactaagtccttagccctgtctttgttttatgtagcaccataatcctggagaaacgttgtctcatttcactgtgtactgcaacagctatatatggttgaaatgacaataaaagcttcttgacttgacttgactttgactaaTCACCGACCACGATGGATCCCAACGACTAATCACCGACCACGATGGATCCCTACGACTAATCACCGATCACGATGGACCCCAACGACCAATCACCGATCACGATTGATCCCAACGACCAATCACCGATCATGATTGATACCAAGGACCAATCACCGGTTACCATAGATCCTAACAaccaactagatttgtaaagttcgtctcgacaaactttgatgttggctttgacggtgcaagtattcgcaaaggccggtgctttttggaggcgagtggacataagggtcagtgttacttttggaggcaagtggacagaaagattgttggcttctacaaagccaacataataattgATCCCAATTGTTCCTAATGACCAAACACTCATCACCAGTGTTCCCCAAGCGCTTTTTATCCTGAAAAATTATCCCCGAAATTCCTGAAACACTGAACTCACGATTTACACGAACATTCGAGCTAACCATCATTCACCACCCACCTCTATTCGAGTATTTACGGTAAGCCAAAGATTAACCGGAAGCAGACGTTTTGTCCTGCTGTAGAAATCCGGGGGAAGATACtggttttattgtttatcttgttttattattatctcgTTATTAAGAAAAGGACGATGCTCTCGGAGGACACGgcgagcagcagcagcagcgtttCTTTCCACAGTCGGCTTGCGTCAGTCATGGCCCTGGTGGCTCAGACCGCTGTGGCTGAAATCAGTAAACTGTATGATGACGGGCTGCTGGTGCTTCGCCTGGAGGTCTGCAGAAAAGACTCCGAGATCGAGGCGCTGAAGACAAAACTGCAGACGGCTGAAAACGAGCTGAGGCTTGTGAAGGAGTGTCAGAGCTCAGAGAGCCTCAGTGTGACCCCTAACCTGCTCCCTGCTCCATgtacacacagcacaggtaaaaACAACCCTGCAGCTCCACAGTCTGCACTTTAAACACCAAACATTACGGTGCAGAAGATAGAAAACACAAAAGATTTCATTCCTCTAGGTTCATTGTGACAACATCACAGTAAATATCACTAGTCTGGAACATCTGGAAACAAGCTGAGGATGTTCTAGACATCAAGGTGAAAAGACAACAATGTGAGGAGAGAAATGAATAGAGGGAGGAGATGGAAACGTTAGACGTGTCATTGTGGATCTGTCCCTTGAACCCTATGCATGaggatatattattatttatatatattgagagagagagagagagagagagagagagagagagagagagagagagatctatatatctaaattataatatataatctagattatttttctctacaaaataaagttttgtttgttgAAGTGCTTTTGTAAAACACTGTTCTATTAATCAAGTGTTCATAAACTCTTATAATTTTGTTCTACACTgtctgtatacatacacacacatacacacacacacacacacacacacacacacacaggtgtgaaaAAGTTTGGccctttcctgatttttttttgcatgtgtcaCACTTTAACGTTTCAGATCATGAAACCAATTTAAATATTGGTCAAAGataagtaaacacaacatgcattttttaaatgaaggtttttattattaagtgggaaaaaaaaaatccaaacctacatggtgtgaaaaagtgtctgccccctaaacctaataacccTTAGCAGTGAGAACTGGAATCAAGCGTTTGCAATAACTTGCGAcaagtctgttacagcgctgtggaggaattttgggcCACTCGTCTTTGCAGAATTGTCGTTGGAGCCACGTTGGacggttttcgagcatgaaccacctgtttaaggtcatgccacagcatctcaataggattcaggtcaagACTttgccactccaaagtctttttgtttttctttagccattcagaggtggacttgctggtgtgttttggatcattgtcctgctgcagaacacaagttcgcttcagcttgaggtcacgaacagatggccacacattgtccttcaggattttttggtagacagcagaattcatggttatATTTATCACAGCATGttttccaggtcctgaagcagcaaaacagcaccagaccatcacactaccaccaccatattttactgttggtattaTGTTCTGAAACACGGTGTtagttttacaccagatgtaatgagACACACTTTTCACATAAGTTtaacttttgtctcatcagtccacagagtattttcccaaaagtcttggggattatgaggatgttttctggcaaatctgagacaagcctttatgttctttttgctcagcagcagttttcgtcttggaactctgccatgcaggccatttttgcccagtctctttcttatggtggagtcctgtacttctttggatgttgttgcggggtcttttgtgacatcttggctGAGTCGTCGCtgtgctcttggggtaattttggtcaggccagccactcctgggaaggttcaccactgttccacgttttcaccatttgtggataatggtggttatcactgtggttcactggagtcccaaagctttagaaatggcttcataaccttttccagactgatagatctcaattactttctttttcattcgTTCTTAAATTTCTTTGGCTCTCAGCATGacgtgtagcttttgaggatcttttggtctacttcactttgtcggTCAGGtctttaagtgatttcttgattgtgaacaagTGTGGCattaatcaggcctgggtgtggctagagaaattgaactcaggtgtgatacaccacagttatgttttaacaacagggccatgtgggtttggattttgttttcccataataataaaaatcttcatttaaatctacatgttgtgtttacttgtgatatctttgactaatatttaaatttgtttgatgaaaCAAAACTAATGTTTTAAAGTAAGACGAACATCAGGAAGGCGCCAACACTTTTCCACACCACtgtgtatagatatatagatatctCACATTGGAGAACAAAATTAGATCAGTTTATGAACACTTGATTTTTTTCAGGAATAATGTTATATTCATTGCTCAACATTTGAAGGGATTTTTGTTGTGCATATTCCATGCTAATAGAACagtgttttacaaaataaccaaagcacttcaacaaaaaaaatcaacgaTCAAAATTAATGACTGTAGCGCAGAGAAAGATTACAACTAAAATTATCTGAAGGTTTACAACAGAAAACAGTTAGTAGGAAGCTTGAATGACGTCAGAATATCTGCGACCACAGGACGTCACTAGTCTATCACACTGCTCGGGTGTGATTTTGGTCCACTCTTCTTAGAATCTCTTCCAAAGTTCAGTGACTATAGTTGGTTTCTTGGCCATAACTTTGTCACCGAGGATTTTTCATAGGTTTTCTACAGGGTTTAGATCAGGACTCTTTCAGCAggtcatttcattatttcaatgTTTTCAGCTTCAAGGAACTGCTTTCCTTATTTTGCTGCGTGACAGAAGCATTGTTGTGAATGAAAATTGCTGGCTGATTGGTTGAAGACTTGGTTGGGAAGGAATCGCATGTTGTCGAAGAAGGGTCTGGTAAACATTTTCATTCACTCTGTCATGTAGCTGTACAGTATAAGAGACCCAACTCCTGCTGCAGAAAACATTCCCCAATCCATGACACTCCACCTCCATCTTTCAATGACTTCTTTACACACATTGGGTTCAGTGTTTCGGCAGTTTGACGACGGACATAACGATTCCCGTCggacacaaataaattaaacttgctTTTATTACTGTGGACCAGTTCTCCTCTGTCCACACAAGGTTAGTATAGCCTTTTGATTCTTTCTGCTAATGAGAGGTTTAGTCACTACAGAGTGAGGTTTCAGTCCAAACGTCGAGACTCTGTAAGACCAGTCGGATCCTTACTCCGTTCAGCACTGAACTGGCGAAATCCCAGCTGCAGCGTTGAACCGATTGCCCATTGAGATTCTCCGCATTATCGTGTCCTCTCTTGCATTTGTCTTTCATGGACAACAAGCCTACTTAGGAGACTTGAATGAGTTTTGTGACGTTGTAAAGATGCAGTATTTTAGAAATCACAGATTTGGAACAAGCAACTTCTCTTTGTATGGCTGAAAGGATCATCTGGACAACCTGCTGCCAGAGGGTTTCAGTCACTTTAGAACGGCTCACCATCTTGCAAATTCAGTGAAAAGTCAgatttaatcaataaataataatattaataataataatttattcatctattttcTCCATCTAAAATGTATCATTTAATTTCAGTCAAATTAAATTGctgaagggggggcacggtggcttagtggttagcacgttcgcctcacacctccagggtttggggttcgattcccgcctccgccttgtgtgtgtggagtttgcatgttctccccgtgcctcgggggtttcctccgggtactccggtttcctcccccggtccaaagacatgcatggtaggttgattggcatctctggaaaattgtccgtagtgtgtgattgcgtgagtgaatgagtgtgtgtgtgccctgcgatgggttggcactccgtccaggatgtatcctgccttgatgcccgatgacgcctgagataggcacaggctccccgtgacccgaggtagttcggataagcggtagaagatgagtgagtaaattgctgaatatttaaatgttaccATAATAGTGACATCACAACCCTTTGATAAATTTAATATGCTGATCTCTTGGACCAGTGAGTAAAGTCTCTCACATCCATTCATATTTcgaggggaaaaaacatttatgGCCATTTACAATTGAGAAAATGTAGATAATTTAGAGAATAATAcaatatttgttaataaaaataaacaaacaaagggACAAGttttagaaagagaaagacgtacaaatgtacaaacaaacaaggaCAGGGTCCAGTATGTGACACTGAATTCAGTAACGACTCACCTGAGTTTCTTCCGGAGAGcatgtttcctccaggttcgctgatttttttttttctgatcttgCATAAGAATGCCGTTGGAGGATTGTCTACGCTACATTAActttaatttacattgtccCGAGGTGTCTGTAGCATTGGATCAGTGCTACACTTTCAGTAGAACTAATCTTTTCATCTTTCTCTGCATTTTACACTCAGCAGATTTTGGAGAATGCATAGAAGCGACAAATCAGCTTCTTTCTTGGAAACCTCATCCTTCTTCTGATGCATGTAA from Tachysurus vachellii isolate PV-2020 chromosome 1, HZAU_Pvac_v1, whole genome shotgun sequence carries:
- the si:ch211-155e24.3 gene encoding zinc finger protein 814, translated to MAQYTFHEQLLSVMEILAKAATEEINRRVEHSCAVIRIELSRSQRDIDSLKKKCQVMENELRKVRGRGRRKVFICGSSEKIPFQGLCVRNTSVHACRAEQPVPPTQDDSEASTKQIRQSVQILEDRSAATAIKEERNDNDLWRQGEAAGQFHFGCHGNKQHTSAQEISEELNQFSDDMEGQRMHITHISSPVTGNEERPRSLRLHVKTEKEEEEEKAVAEAILVEGSEQRREETNHPEFAYNNDNSNEAERTDISFTSTQLSCDLSVFSQPAVDAAIEQSGNNAKTLPNDQLEMYSVGQVSVHEQPQPAWCRDRAHEADHIVQRPRHDGSSTHQQHRTLSRPSEAGVGAGIDSQTGSNIPHPPFLGRGRGGVRRFRTQWVTNVDGERRFRCSFCERTFVRFGQLKEHMRSHTGERPYTCSQCGRSFTKQGNLIRHAVVHSGEKPYQCNLCGKCFTQRSSLKSHQKTHTPDRDTVLQGLAVRQLVREQHDSLAVTQTRGFV